In the genome of Hippoglossus hippoglossus isolate fHipHip1 chromosome 4, fHipHip1.pri, whole genome shotgun sequence, one region contains:
- the kank3 gene encoding KN motif and ankyrin repeat domain-containing protein 3, whose amino-acid sequence MTQSVQVNPKLPDLRSPFIYSNQEEADQTGSYSVQTPYGFQLDLDFLKYVEEIESGHNLRRGPISSRRLGRGVKLSQRSTSVGGRTSGWTSTESLASPASEDGRAPPPPPPRNRLGSAPCEGFSLSPVTLLTVPPLSAGAKVPPPPPQRNPRVERTLLETSRRLQQEQTHQHQNGGRFQLADPPKQLLPSLSTLQSNWVKPSPQTSGRSTPATGTAMTPIPPSQLQTVREQMATALKQLKEMEERVKGVPALEREVAKLRAEKDMLLLALEDKKVAMEVAQQKQQSKESSTQTTETLQSQSDHHIHAKQTAPTSPGHSGLGKSGELKRLTEKFEGKEEKTPEPSSKVLVKVPQKVAAVEKKSVAAGDDMPMDSVVFYHRQGVKDASVDTKVNVCEKCTETEAPLVHEEGVQASVETEEAEVWVMESLLGVTSEAQREIDTLQDTIKFQQETIVALEDQLSVVDNDLGMLRAKMEEKTTKVMFEKGVLAKPDTMHVQTETVTSEFKDVAVLCRPEVTDACVGEILTADQTEQGTQTDALQEPAEPAPVALVSTGCQWENLFEEKTVEQKVTAPKRRQLTIAEYKVCPEEEVVSTAEKQEDDQGQKTEAGDTKTGLLKSIMKRKDGSNSGENRTTGKKSLQFVGILNGGYESTSSEEEEGEEEEDEEEDGSSSGESGEGECSTEEDEAALEEETSEEERNVNLDESDTDEETLRAESYSSDAVKEKFELSSKMREACLILKNHLNDDIKTLKSKEVLSSTHTVQLEWFRISSAKMAQHSRVSDYLMAFSEVSSALLQHVVNMTDGNGNTALHYSVSHSNFGVVGLLLDTGVCCVDKQNKAGYTAIMLAALSTVKEEDDMAVVKKLFSQGNVNAKASQAGQTALMLAVSHGRQEMVRALLACGADVNVQDDEGSTALMCASEHGRAEIVKLLLEQPGCDISIVDNDGSNALSIALEASHNDTAVLLYAHLNYAKTQPAVGSPKAQQRSPTTPQKPWPAY is encoded by the exons ATGACTCAGTCGGTGCAAGTTAACCCGAAGCTGCCTG ATCTGCGCTCTCCATTCATCTACTCCAATCAGGAGGAGGCTGACCAGACAGGTTCCTACTCCGTTCAGACTCCATATGGTTTCCAGCTGGATCTGGATTTCCTCAAATATGTAGAAGAAATAGAGAGTGGGCACAATCTCCGTCGGGGACCTATCAGCTCCCGCCGCTTGGGCAGAGGGGTCAAACTCTCCCAGAGGAGCACGAGCGTGGGCGGGCGTACCAGTGGCTGGACCTCCACAGAGTCTCTAGCTTCCCCTGCCAGTGAAGATGGCAGAGCTcctccaccgccaccaccacgCAACCGCCTTGGGTCAGCACCCTGTGAGGGATTCTCTCTTTCCCCAGTGACCCTCCTCACAGTCCCTCCACTGTCTGCTGGAGCCAAAGTGCCACCCCCTCCACCGCAGCGAAACCCTAGAGTTGAGCGGACTCTCCTTGAAACCAGCCGGCGGCTACAGCAGGAACAAACCCACCAGCATCAGAATGGCGGCCGATTCCAGCTTGCAGATCCTCCCAAACAGCTCTTACCCTCCTTATCCACTCTGCAGAGTAACTGGGTTAAACCCAGTCCTCAGACCTCAGGGCGCAGTACCCCTGCTACTGGCACCGCAATGACTCCTATCCCTCCCAGCCAGCTGCAGACAGTTAGAGAGCAGATGGCTACGGCCTTGAAGCAGCTAAAGGAGATGGAAGAAAGGGTAAAGGGTGTTCCTGCACTTGAGCGAGAGGTAGCCAAGCTTCGTGCAGAGAAAGACATGCTCCTGTTAGCCCTGGAAGATAAGAAAGTAGCCATGGAGGTGGCTCAGCAGAAGCAACAGTCCAAAGAGTCTTCTACCCAAACAACAGAGACCCTTCAAAGCCAAAGTGACCACCATATCCATGCTAAACAAACTGCACCAACCTCACCTGGTCACTCCGGCCTTGGAAAATCTGGCGAGCTGAAAAGGTTGACAGAGAAGTTTGaggggaaggaagagaaaaCTCCAGAACCCTCATCAAAAGTTTTAGTAAAAGTTCCACAGAAAGTTGCAGCTGTTGAGAAGAAATCAGTGGCTGCTGGGGACGACATGCCAATGGACTCTGTTGTTTTCTACCACCGCCAGGGTGTGAAAGATGCCTCCGTAGACACCAAGGTGAATGTCTGTGAGAAATGTACAGAAACAGAGGCCCCTCTGGTTCACGAGGAGGGGGTACAGGCCAGCGTAGAGACAGAAGAGGCTGAGGTTTGGGTCATGGAGTCACTACTTGGAGTGACCAGCGAGGCGCAGCGGGAGATTGACACCTTACAAGACACCATTAAATTTCAGCAGGAGACCATTGTGGCTCTAGAGGACCAGTTGAGTGTGGTTGACAACGACCTAGGGATGCTTAGAGCCAAGATGGAAGAGAAAACCACTAAGGTCATGTTTGAGAAAGGGGTTCTTGCAAAACCAGACACGATGCATGtccagacagagacagtgacTTCTGAGTTTAAAGATGTTGCAGTTTTATGCCGTCCAGAGGTGACTGATGCATGTGTAGGGGAGATTCTGACAGCAGATCAGACTGAACAGGGCACCCAGACGGATGCTTTACAGGAACCAGCAGAGCCAGCTCCTGTTGCACTGGTCAGCACTGGGTGTCAATGGGAGAACTTGTTTGAGGAAAAGACTGTGGAGCAAAAAGTTACAGCACCAAAGAGGAGACAGTTGACCATCGCTGAGTACAAGGTTTGTCCAGAGGAAGAGGTTGTCAGCACAGCCGAGAAGCAAGAGGACGACCAAGGACAGAAAACGGAAGCTGGCGACACCAAGACAG GTTTGCTGAAATCCATCATGAAAAGGAAGGATGGGAGTAACTCGGGTGAAAATCGCACCACTGGCAAGAAGAGCCTGCAGTTTGTTGGTATTCTAAATGGAGG GTATGAGTCAACATccagtgaagaggaagagggggaggaagaagaggacgaggaggaagatggaAGTTCTTCTGGAGAAAGTGGGGAAGGGGagtgcagcacagaggaggacgaggctGCTCTTGAGGAAGAAACGtccgaggaggagaggaatgtCAACCTGGACGAGAGCGACACCGATGAGGAAACTCTGAGAGCTGAAAGTTATTCATCTGATGCTGTGAAAGAGAA gTTTGAGCTGAGCTCAAAAATGCGTGAAGCTTGCCTCATTTTAAAGAATCACCTGAACGATGACATTAAAACACTGAAGAGTAAGGAAGTG CTCTCCAGCACCCACACTGTGCAGCTCGAGTGGTTCCGCATCTCTAGTGCCAAGATGGCTCAGCATTCGCGGGTCTCCGACTACCTGATGGCGTTCTCTGAAGTGTCGTCGGCTCTGCTGCAACACGTAGTCAACATGACTGACGGCAACGGCAACACAGCTCTTCACTACAGTGTGTCCCACTCCAACTTTGGCGTGGTTGGACTGCTGCTGGACACAG GTGTGTGCTGCGTGGATAAGCAGAACAAGGCGGGCTACACGGCCATCATGCTGGCTGCTCTCTCTACTGTGAAGGAAGAGGACGATATGGCTGTGGTCAAGAAGCTCTTCAGTCAGGGCAACGTCAACGCCAAGGCCAGCCAG GCGGGCCAGACAGCATTGATGCTAGCCGTTAGCCATGGACGTCAGGAGATGGTGCGGGCACTGCTCGCGTGTGGAGCCGACGTCAACGTGCAGGACGACGAGGGGTCCACGGCCCTGATGTGTGCCAGCGAACATGGCCGAGCCGAGATCGTCAAACTGCTCCTGGAACAGCCTGGCTGTGACATATCCATCGTGGATAAT GATGGCAGCAACGCTCTGTCCATCGCACTGGAGGCATCTCACAATGACACAGCCGTGCTGCTCTACGCCCATTTGAACTATGCCAAGACCCAGCCTGCTGTG gggagTCCAAAGGCCCAACAACGCAGCCCCACCACTCCTCAAAAGCCCTGGCCTGCATACTGA
- the LOC117760629 gene encoding GTP cyclohydrolase 1 2-like, with translation MEYHHASEMNGVVSDYLNMRIESTHNDLCKEKESKEAEESKKRSLIEKSYSTILSELGEDVGREGLLRTPLRAAKAMQFLTKGYKETTQDILNDAIFDENHEEMVIVKDIELFSLCEHHLVPFFGKAHIAYLPNKKVVGLSKLARIVEIYSRRLQVQERLTKQIASAISEALEPAGVAVVIEAVHMCMVMRGVQKMNASTVTSVMLGRFHDDFKTRKEFLALTMRK, from the exons ATGGAGTATCACCATGCTTCAGAGATGAACGGAGTCGTGTCAGATTATCTGAATATGCGCATCGAATCCACACATAACGACTTGTGCAAAGAGAAAGAATCCAAGGAAGCTGAAGAGTCAAAGAAGCGGTCCCTGATTGAGAAATCTTACAGCACCATACTTAGTGAGCTTGGAGAAGACGTGGGCCGAGAGGGACTCCTACGGACACCGCTGCGTGCAGCCAAGGCCATGCAGTTCCTCACCAAAGGCTACAAAGAAACCACCCAGG ATATCTTGAATGATGCGATCTTTGATGAGAACCATGAAGAGATGGTGATTGTCAAGGACATCgagctgttctctctctgtgaacATCACCTGGTGCCCTTCTTCGGCAAG GCTCACATAGCATACCTCCCAAACAAGAAGGTGGTTGGTCTCAGCAAACTTGCAAG AATTGTTGAGATCTACAGCAGGAGGCTTCAAG TCCAGGAGCGTCTGACCAAGCAGATCGCTTCAGCCATCTCTGAGGCTCTGGAGCCTGCGGGAGTAGCAGTGGTGATTGAGGCTGT TCACATGTGCATGGTGATGAGAGGTGTGCAGAAGATGAACGCCAGCACTGTTACGAGTGTCATGCTGGGAAGATTCCATGACGATTTCAAGACCAGGAAGGAGTTTCTCGCCCTCACAATGAGGAAGTAA